A genome region from Paralichthys olivaceus isolate ysfri-2021 chromosome 6, ASM2471397v2, whole genome shotgun sequence includes the following:
- the ccnt1 gene encoding cyclin-T1 isoform X1, with protein sequence MAASFRSLPASCNNKWYYTRQQIDNNPSRRAGLDPDKELSYRQQAANLLQDMGQRLNVSQLTINTAIVYMHRFYMVQSFTRFHRNVISPAALFLAAKVEEQPRKLEHVIKVAHACLNPQDPSPDVRSDAYLQQAQDLVILESIILQTLAFEITIDHPHTHVVKCTQLVRVVPASKDLAQTSYFMATNSLHLTTFCLQYSPPVVACVCIHLACKWSNWEIPVSTDGKHWWEYVDPTVTLELLDELTHEFLQILEKTPSRLKRIRNWKAGGQTPKAKPKVQEDGDQRDTMMSMISMASSESTVAGLMSLSAPPSASSSSSSGEKERGASGSASTWSGKGQAVAEQQQQANNEVHAPAKVSLSEYRAKNADVLAAQKRKLENMEASVKRDYANAAQALIGQQQRKEKQHHHQQTSSSSSDMSSPSPIILKIPLEKDRHDRGSLKMRFPVAGGGGSGHGSSARGQDQDIKVRIRVPEKQKGSSGEEGKSRDKHRDRSNHHHHHHHHHHHSSSGSASLSSSHKHSSSSSGAVGSSKKVPSDSSRTSASSSSASRKRTHSQDAAAVSHPATKVSKSSRNPYQLPSLSSSSGQTLGQGPDILPALGLPHHQGSYSHTKSDKTDTNGHGTAGGAQSNEYQDTFEMLNSLLSAQGVQPSQPSMFEYRSQYGEYRYSGGSRGNSARPPPLPSDPPPPLPPLPK encoded by the exons ATGGCGGCTTCGTTTCGTTCTCTCCCCGCAAGCTGTAATAACAAATGGTACTACACCCGGCAGCAGATCGACAACAACCCATCTCGGCGAGCGGGACTCGACCCGGACAAGGAGCTGTCCTACAGGCAACAGGCGGCCAACCTGCTCCAGGACATGGGCCAGCGGCTCAATGT GTCCCAACTTACGATTAATACAGCCATTGTGTACATGCATCGATTCTACATGGTCCAGTCTTTCACCAGATTTCACAGAAAT GTCATTTCTCCCGCTGCCCTCTTCCTCGCAGCTAAGGTGGAGGAGCAGCCCCGGAAGCTGGAGCATGTTATCAAAGTGGCCCATGCATGCCTCAACCCTCAGGACCCGTCTCCAGATGTACGCAGCGAT GCCTACCTGCAACAAGCCCAAGACCTGGTCATTCTTGAGAGCATTATACTCCAGACCTTGG CTTTTGAAATCACCATTGACCATCCACATACTCATGTTGTCAAGTGCACTCAGCTTGTCAGA gttgttccAGCGAGTAAGGATCTGGCCCAAACATCATACTTCATGGCTACCAACAG TCTGCACTTAACCACGTTCTGCCTGCAGTATAGTCCGCCAGTCGTGGCCTGTGTGTGCATCCACCTCGCTTGCAAATGGTCCAACTGGGAGATCCCCGTGTCCACAGATGGCAAACACTGGTGGGAGTATGTTGATCCCACAGTCACCCTGGAACTGCTCGATG AGCTCACACATGAGTTCCTGCAGATTCTGGAGAAAACTCCCAGCAGGTTGAAACGGATTCGCAACTGGAAG GCTGGAGGTCAGACACCCAAAGCCAAGCCTAAAGTCCAGGAAGACGGTGACCAGAGGGACACCATGATGAGCATGATCTCCATGGCTTCATCCGAGAGTACTGTTGCAGGTTTGATGAGCCTCTCGGCTCCGCCATCTgcctcatcttcttcatcttcggGTGAAAAGGAGAGGGGCGCGTCTGGCAGTGCGTCGACTTGGAGTGGAAAGGGTCAGGCTGTagctgaacagcagcagcaggccaaCAACGAGGTCCATGCCCCGGCTAAGGTGTCGCTGAGTGAGTACCGCGCAAAGAATGCTGACGTCCTGGCCGCCcagaagaggaagctggagaacatGGAGGCTAGTGTGAAGAGGGACTACGCTAATGCTGCCCAGGCTCTCATTggtcagcagcagaggaaagagaagcagcaTCATCACCAGCAgaccagctcctcctcttctgacaTGTCTAGTCCTTCGCCCATTATTCTGAAAATCCCCCTGGAGAAGGACAGACATGACAGGGGCTCTCTGAAAATGCGTTTCCCTGTAGCAGGGGGCGGAGGCAGCGGGCACGGCAGCAGCGCCCGAGGTCAGGATCAGGACATTAAAGTCAGAATACGAGTGCCTGAGAAACAAAAGGGGAGTTCGGGGGAGGAGGGCAAGAGCAGGGACAAGCATAGGGACCGGTctaatcatcaccatcatcatcaccaccaccaccatcattcCTCCTCTGGCAGTGCCTCACTTTCCTCTTCACATAAACATTCATCTAGCTCTAGCGGAGCAGTAGGTAGCAGCAAAAAAGTCCCCAGCGACTCCTCCAGAACAAGCGCTTCATCCTCCTCCGCATCACGCAAGAGGACACACTCCCAGGATGCCGCAGCAGTCTCCCACCCTGCCACAAAAGTCAGCAAGTCCTCTAGGAATCCCTACCAGCTACCGtccttgtcttcctcctctgggCAAACTTTGGGGCAAGGTCCTGACATTCTCCCCGCTCTGGGCCTGCCCCACCACCAAGGGAGCTACTCGCACACCAAAAGCGACAAGACGGACACTAACGGGCACGGCACAGCAGGCGGAGCCCAGTCGAACGAGTACCAGGACACGTTTGAAATGCTAAACTCTCTTCTGAGCGCGCAAGGGGTCCAGCCATCCCAGCCGTCCATGTTTGAGTACAGATCCCAATATGGGGAGTATCGGTACAGCGGCGGCTCCCGAGGGAACAGCGCCAGACCACCTCCACTGCCTTCAGACCCACCTCCACCCCTTCCCCCGCTGCCCAAATGA
- the ccnt1 gene encoding cyclin-T1 isoform X2, producing the protein MAASFRSLPASCNNKWYYTRQQIDNNPSRRAGLDPDKELSYRQQAANLLQDMGQRLNVSQLTINTAIVYMHRFYMVQSFTRFHRNVISPAALFLAAKVEEQPRKLEHVIKVAHACLNPQDPSPDVRSDAYLQQAQDLVILESIILQTLAFEITIDHPHTHVVKCTQLVRASKDLAQTSYFMATNSLHLTTFCLQYSPPVVACVCIHLACKWSNWEIPVSTDGKHWWEYVDPTVTLELLDELTHEFLQILEKTPSRLKRIRNWKAGGQTPKAKPKVQEDGDQRDTMMSMISMASSESTVAGLMSLSAPPSASSSSSSGEKERGASGSASTWSGKGQAVAEQQQQANNEVHAPAKVSLSEYRAKNADVLAAQKRKLENMEASVKRDYANAAQALIGQQQRKEKQHHHQQTSSSSSDMSSPSPIILKIPLEKDRHDRGSLKMRFPVAGGGGSGHGSSARGQDQDIKVRIRVPEKQKGSSGEEGKSRDKHRDRSNHHHHHHHHHHHSSSGSASLSSSHKHSSSSSGAVGSSKKVPSDSSRTSASSSSASRKRTHSQDAAAVSHPATKVSKSSRNPYQLPSLSSSSGQTLGQGPDILPALGLPHHQGSYSHTKSDKTDTNGHGTAGGAQSNEYQDTFEMLNSLLSAQGVQPSQPSMFEYRSQYGEYRYSGGSRGNSARPPPLPSDPPPPLPPLPK; encoded by the exons ATGGCGGCTTCGTTTCGTTCTCTCCCCGCAAGCTGTAATAACAAATGGTACTACACCCGGCAGCAGATCGACAACAACCCATCTCGGCGAGCGGGACTCGACCCGGACAAGGAGCTGTCCTACAGGCAACAGGCGGCCAACCTGCTCCAGGACATGGGCCAGCGGCTCAATGT GTCCCAACTTACGATTAATACAGCCATTGTGTACATGCATCGATTCTACATGGTCCAGTCTTTCACCAGATTTCACAGAAAT GTCATTTCTCCCGCTGCCCTCTTCCTCGCAGCTAAGGTGGAGGAGCAGCCCCGGAAGCTGGAGCATGTTATCAAAGTGGCCCATGCATGCCTCAACCCTCAGGACCCGTCTCCAGATGTACGCAGCGAT GCCTACCTGCAACAAGCCCAAGACCTGGTCATTCTTGAGAGCATTATACTCCAGACCTTGG CTTTTGAAATCACCATTGACCATCCACATACTCATGTTGTCAAGTGCACTCAGCTTGTCAGAG CGAGTAAGGATCTGGCCCAAACATCATACTTCATGGCTACCAACAG TCTGCACTTAACCACGTTCTGCCTGCAGTATAGTCCGCCAGTCGTGGCCTGTGTGTGCATCCACCTCGCTTGCAAATGGTCCAACTGGGAGATCCCCGTGTCCACAGATGGCAAACACTGGTGGGAGTATGTTGATCCCACAGTCACCCTGGAACTGCTCGATG AGCTCACACATGAGTTCCTGCAGATTCTGGAGAAAACTCCCAGCAGGTTGAAACGGATTCGCAACTGGAAG GCTGGAGGTCAGACACCCAAAGCCAAGCCTAAAGTCCAGGAAGACGGTGACCAGAGGGACACCATGATGAGCATGATCTCCATGGCTTCATCCGAGAGTACTGTTGCAGGTTTGATGAGCCTCTCGGCTCCGCCATCTgcctcatcttcttcatcttcggGTGAAAAGGAGAGGGGCGCGTCTGGCAGTGCGTCGACTTGGAGTGGAAAGGGTCAGGCTGTagctgaacagcagcagcaggccaaCAACGAGGTCCATGCCCCGGCTAAGGTGTCGCTGAGTGAGTACCGCGCAAAGAATGCTGACGTCCTGGCCGCCcagaagaggaagctggagaacatGGAGGCTAGTGTGAAGAGGGACTACGCTAATGCTGCCCAGGCTCTCATTggtcagcagcagaggaaagagaagcagcaTCATCACCAGCAgaccagctcctcctcttctgacaTGTCTAGTCCTTCGCCCATTATTCTGAAAATCCCCCTGGAGAAGGACAGACATGACAGGGGCTCTCTGAAAATGCGTTTCCCTGTAGCAGGGGGCGGAGGCAGCGGGCACGGCAGCAGCGCCCGAGGTCAGGATCAGGACATTAAAGTCAGAATACGAGTGCCTGAGAAACAAAAGGGGAGTTCGGGGGAGGAGGGCAAGAGCAGGGACAAGCATAGGGACCGGTctaatcatcaccatcatcatcaccaccaccaccatcattcCTCCTCTGGCAGTGCCTCACTTTCCTCTTCACATAAACATTCATCTAGCTCTAGCGGAGCAGTAGGTAGCAGCAAAAAAGTCCCCAGCGACTCCTCCAGAACAAGCGCTTCATCCTCCTCCGCATCACGCAAGAGGACACACTCCCAGGATGCCGCAGCAGTCTCCCACCCTGCCACAAAAGTCAGCAAGTCCTCTAGGAATCCCTACCAGCTACCGtccttgtcttcctcctctgggCAAACTTTGGGGCAAGGTCCTGACATTCTCCCCGCTCTGGGCCTGCCCCACCACCAAGGGAGCTACTCGCACACCAAAAGCGACAAGACGGACACTAACGGGCACGGCACAGCAGGCGGAGCCCAGTCGAACGAGTACCAGGACACGTTTGAAATGCTAAACTCTCTTCTGAGCGCGCAAGGGGTCCAGCCATCCCAGCCGTCCATGTTTGAGTACAGATCCCAATATGGGGAGTATCGGTACAGCGGCGGCTCCCGAGGGAACAGCGCCAGACCACCTCCACTGCCTTCAGACCCACCTCCACCCCTTCCCCCGCTGCCCAAATGA
- the ccnt1 gene encoding cyclin-T1 isoform X4, which yields MPQPSGPVSRCTQRSFEITIDHPHTHVVKCTQLVRASKDLAQTSYFMATNSLHLTTFCLQYSPPVVACVCIHLACKWSNWEIPVSTDGKHWWEYVDPTVTLELLDELTHEFLQILEKTPSRLKRIRNWKAGGQTPKAKPKVQEDGDQRDTMMSMISMASSESTVAGLMSLSAPPSASSSSSSGEKERGASGSASTWSGKGQAVAEQQQQANNEVHAPAKVSLSEYRAKNADVLAAQKRKLENMEASVKRDYANAAQALIGQQQRKEKQHHHQQTSSSSSDMSSPSPIILKIPLEKDRHDRGSLKMRFPVAGGGGSGHGSSARGQDQDIKVRIRVPEKQKGSSGEEGKSRDKHRDRSNHHHHHHHHHHHSSSGSASLSSSHKHSSSSSGAVGSSKKVPSDSSRTSASSSSASRKRTHSQDAAAVSHPATKVSKSSRNPYQLPSLSSSSGQTLGQGPDILPALGLPHHQGSYSHTKSDKTDTNGHGTAGGAQSNEYQDTFEMLNSLLSAQGVQPSQPSMFEYRSQYGEYRYSGGSRGNSARPPPLPSDPPPPLPPLPK from the exons ATGCCTCAACCCTCAGGACCCGTCTCCAGATGTACGCAGCGAT CTTTTGAAATCACCATTGACCATCCACATACTCATGTTGTCAAGTGCACTCAGCTTGTCAGAG CGAGTAAGGATCTGGCCCAAACATCATACTTCATGGCTACCAACAG TCTGCACTTAACCACGTTCTGCCTGCAGTATAGTCCGCCAGTCGTGGCCTGTGTGTGCATCCACCTCGCTTGCAAATGGTCCAACTGGGAGATCCCCGTGTCCACAGATGGCAAACACTGGTGGGAGTATGTTGATCCCACAGTCACCCTGGAACTGCTCGATG AGCTCACACATGAGTTCCTGCAGATTCTGGAGAAAACTCCCAGCAGGTTGAAACGGATTCGCAACTGGAAG GCTGGAGGTCAGACACCCAAAGCCAAGCCTAAAGTCCAGGAAGACGGTGACCAGAGGGACACCATGATGAGCATGATCTCCATGGCTTCATCCGAGAGTACTGTTGCAGGTTTGATGAGCCTCTCGGCTCCGCCATCTgcctcatcttcttcatcttcggGTGAAAAGGAGAGGGGCGCGTCTGGCAGTGCGTCGACTTGGAGTGGAAAGGGTCAGGCTGTagctgaacagcagcagcaggccaaCAACGAGGTCCATGCCCCGGCTAAGGTGTCGCTGAGTGAGTACCGCGCAAAGAATGCTGACGTCCTGGCCGCCcagaagaggaagctggagaacatGGAGGCTAGTGTGAAGAGGGACTACGCTAATGCTGCCCAGGCTCTCATTggtcagcagcagaggaaagagaagcagcaTCATCACCAGCAgaccagctcctcctcttctgacaTGTCTAGTCCTTCGCCCATTATTCTGAAAATCCCCCTGGAGAAGGACAGACATGACAGGGGCTCTCTGAAAATGCGTTTCCCTGTAGCAGGGGGCGGAGGCAGCGGGCACGGCAGCAGCGCCCGAGGTCAGGATCAGGACATTAAAGTCAGAATACGAGTGCCTGAGAAACAAAAGGGGAGTTCGGGGGAGGAGGGCAAGAGCAGGGACAAGCATAGGGACCGGTctaatcatcaccatcatcatcaccaccaccaccatcattcCTCCTCTGGCAGTGCCTCACTTTCCTCTTCACATAAACATTCATCTAGCTCTAGCGGAGCAGTAGGTAGCAGCAAAAAAGTCCCCAGCGACTCCTCCAGAACAAGCGCTTCATCCTCCTCCGCATCACGCAAGAGGACACACTCCCAGGATGCCGCAGCAGTCTCCCACCCTGCCACAAAAGTCAGCAAGTCCTCTAGGAATCCCTACCAGCTACCGtccttgtcttcctcctctgggCAAACTTTGGGGCAAGGTCCTGACATTCTCCCCGCTCTGGGCCTGCCCCACCACCAAGGGAGCTACTCGCACACCAAAAGCGACAAGACGGACACTAACGGGCACGGCACAGCAGGCGGAGCCCAGTCGAACGAGTACCAGGACACGTTTGAAATGCTAAACTCTCTTCTGAGCGCGCAAGGGGTCCAGCCATCCCAGCCGTCCATGTTTGAGTACAGATCCCAATATGGGGAGTATCGGTACAGCGGCGGCTCCCGAGGGAACAGCGCCAGACCACCTCCACTGCCTTCAGACCCACCTCCACCCCTTCCCCCGCTGCCCAAATGA
- the ccnt1 gene encoding cyclin-T1 isoform X3: MPQPSGPVSRCTQRSFEITIDHPHTHVVKCTQLVRVVPASKDLAQTSYFMATNSLHLTTFCLQYSPPVVACVCIHLACKWSNWEIPVSTDGKHWWEYVDPTVTLELLDELTHEFLQILEKTPSRLKRIRNWKAGGQTPKAKPKVQEDGDQRDTMMSMISMASSESTVAGLMSLSAPPSASSSSSSGEKERGASGSASTWSGKGQAVAEQQQQANNEVHAPAKVSLSEYRAKNADVLAAQKRKLENMEASVKRDYANAAQALIGQQQRKEKQHHHQQTSSSSSDMSSPSPIILKIPLEKDRHDRGSLKMRFPVAGGGGSGHGSSARGQDQDIKVRIRVPEKQKGSSGEEGKSRDKHRDRSNHHHHHHHHHHHSSSGSASLSSSHKHSSSSSGAVGSSKKVPSDSSRTSASSSSASRKRTHSQDAAAVSHPATKVSKSSRNPYQLPSLSSSSGQTLGQGPDILPALGLPHHQGSYSHTKSDKTDTNGHGTAGGAQSNEYQDTFEMLNSLLSAQGVQPSQPSMFEYRSQYGEYRYSGGSRGNSARPPPLPSDPPPPLPPLPK; the protein is encoded by the exons ATGCCTCAACCCTCAGGACCCGTCTCCAGATGTACGCAGCGAT CTTTTGAAATCACCATTGACCATCCACATACTCATGTTGTCAAGTGCACTCAGCTTGTCAGA gttgttccAGCGAGTAAGGATCTGGCCCAAACATCATACTTCATGGCTACCAACAG TCTGCACTTAACCACGTTCTGCCTGCAGTATAGTCCGCCAGTCGTGGCCTGTGTGTGCATCCACCTCGCTTGCAAATGGTCCAACTGGGAGATCCCCGTGTCCACAGATGGCAAACACTGGTGGGAGTATGTTGATCCCACAGTCACCCTGGAACTGCTCGATG AGCTCACACATGAGTTCCTGCAGATTCTGGAGAAAACTCCCAGCAGGTTGAAACGGATTCGCAACTGGAAG GCTGGAGGTCAGACACCCAAAGCCAAGCCTAAAGTCCAGGAAGACGGTGACCAGAGGGACACCATGATGAGCATGATCTCCATGGCTTCATCCGAGAGTACTGTTGCAGGTTTGATGAGCCTCTCGGCTCCGCCATCTgcctcatcttcttcatcttcggGTGAAAAGGAGAGGGGCGCGTCTGGCAGTGCGTCGACTTGGAGTGGAAAGGGTCAGGCTGTagctgaacagcagcagcaggccaaCAACGAGGTCCATGCCCCGGCTAAGGTGTCGCTGAGTGAGTACCGCGCAAAGAATGCTGACGTCCTGGCCGCCcagaagaggaagctggagaacatGGAGGCTAGTGTGAAGAGGGACTACGCTAATGCTGCCCAGGCTCTCATTggtcagcagcagaggaaagagaagcagcaTCATCACCAGCAgaccagctcctcctcttctgacaTGTCTAGTCCTTCGCCCATTATTCTGAAAATCCCCCTGGAGAAGGACAGACATGACAGGGGCTCTCTGAAAATGCGTTTCCCTGTAGCAGGGGGCGGAGGCAGCGGGCACGGCAGCAGCGCCCGAGGTCAGGATCAGGACATTAAAGTCAGAATACGAGTGCCTGAGAAACAAAAGGGGAGTTCGGGGGAGGAGGGCAAGAGCAGGGACAAGCATAGGGACCGGTctaatcatcaccatcatcatcaccaccaccaccatcattcCTCCTCTGGCAGTGCCTCACTTTCCTCTTCACATAAACATTCATCTAGCTCTAGCGGAGCAGTAGGTAGCAGCAAAAAAGTCCCCAGCGACTCCTCCAGAACAAGCGCTTCATCCTCCTCCGCATCACGCAAGAGGACACACTCCCAGGATGCCGCAGCAGTCTCCCACCCTGCCACAAAAGTCAGCAAGTCCTCTAGGAATCCCTACCAGCTACCGtccttgtcttcctcctctgggCAAACTTTGGGGCAAGGTCCTGACATTCTCCCCGCTCTGGGCCTGCCCCACCACCAAGGGAGCTACTCGCACACCAAAAGCGACAAGACGGACACTAACGGGCACGGCACAGCAGGCGGAGCCCAGTCGAACGAGTACCAGGACACGTTTGAAATGCTAAACTCTCTTCTGAGCGCGCAAGGGGTCCAGCCATCCCAGCCGTCCATGTTTGAGTACAGATCCCAATATGGGGAGTATCGGTACAGCGGCGGCTCCCGAGGGAACAGCGCCAGACCACCTCCACTGCCTTCAGACCCACCTCCACCCCTTCCCCCGCTGCCCAAATGA